A stretch of the Chloroflexota bacterium genome encodes the following:
- a CDS encoding extracellular solute-binding protein — protein sequence MTRRFLLKGAAGSAGMLALAACGTVTTMPEEGEAPAEEETKAEEAPKAMEPTIVNALMVLQGQNETWINSWNTIFANFEAANPEYKMDITDSTFGEVTTKAGAALAAGISFDDIYGYFGWLGPFVDGGIIQPVTPLLAKDTEVSPDDFYESGILKYKGVAYGLAWLLTAHPIWSNNDKFVEAGLKTPAELEAEGNWTWDAVLESAVRLTKREGDEITFGGLRIYPTHTSYLPYYAWAWGADLWNEGCTQATFNTPAFADAVQFCVDLFAKHKVIGGNFLEGTMGMFERATGGVRQFEEQITANDLFEIGMAGRPKGPNGDSATVMTPIGIFIGEGAKNPDGGWAFLKYTVSADALPEVAATGQGRFTANKHLEPLTLFPYEDPEVYKQMASEGRPVPQLLKQGDFNTEWRATWDAMVEGSLTVAEGMAKTQDQVQGWINEGGCLR from the coding sequence ATGACACGTCGATTCTTACTCAAGGGAGCTGCGGGCAGCGCGGGCATGCTGGCCTTGGCGGCGTGCGGCACTGTCACAACGATGCCTGAGGAAGGCGAAGCTCCCGCAGAAGAAGAAACCAAGGCGGAAGAAGCGCCCAAGGCGATGGAGCCGACCATCGTCAATGCGCTCATGGTGCTGCAGGGCCAGAACGAGACATGGATCAACTCGTGGAACACCATCTTTGCCAACTTCGAAGCCGCCAATCCCGAATACAAGATGGATATCACCGATTCCACGTTTGGGGAGGTCACGACCAAGGCAGGCGCAGCCCTGGCCGCCGGTATTTCCTTTGACGACATTTACGGCTATTTTGGCTGGCTGGGACCGTTTGTCGACGGCGGAATCATCCAGCCGGTCACGCCGTTGCTGGCGAAGGACACTGAGGTATCCCCGGACGACTTCTACGAATCCGGCATTCTCAAATACAAGGGCGTGGCATACGGCCTCGCGTGGCTGCTCACCGCGCATCCCATTTGGTCGAACAATGACAAGTTCGTCGAGGCTGGCTTGAAGACGCCCGCCGAGCTGGAGGCCGAGGGTAACTGGACCTGGGATGCCGTGTTAGAATCGGCAGTTAGACTCACCAAACGCGAAGGCGATGAAATTACGTTTGGCGGCTTGCGAATCTACCCCACGCACACGTCCTATCTGCCCTACTATGCCTGGGCGTGGGGCGCGGACTTGTGGAACGAAGGCTGCACCCAGGCCACGTTCAACACCCCTGCGTTTGCGGACGCCGTGCAGTTCTGCGTTGACCTCTTTGCCAAACATAAGGTGATCGGCGGCAATTTCCTCGAGGGCACCATGGGCATGTTCGAGCGTGCCACCGGCGGCGTACGCCAGTTCGAGGAACAGATCACCGCCAACGATCTCTTTGAGATCGGCATGGCGGGACGACCCAAGGGGCCGAACGGCGATAGCGCTACAGTCATGACTCCCATCGGCATCTTCATCGGCGAAGGCGCCAAGAATCCCGATGGTGGCTGGGCCTTCCTCAAGTACACGGTGAGTGCCGACGCCTTGCCGGAGGTTGCCGCCACCGGCCAGGGTCGCTTCACCGCCAATAAGCATCTGGAGCCATTGACGCTCTTCCCATATGAAGACCCCGAAGTCTACAAGCAGATGGCGAGCGAGGGCCGTCCGGTGCCGCAACTGCTCAAGCAGGGCGACTTCAATACCGAGTGGCGTGCCACCTGGGACGCCATGGTAGAGGGCTCTCTGACGGTTGCCGAGGGTATGGCGAAGACCCAGGACCAGGTGCAGGGCTGGATCAACGAAGGCGGTTGCCTGCGCTAG
- a CDS encoding Gfo/Idh/MocA family oxidoreductase, whose protein sequence is MAWDERVPVLLIGGGMISQDVIIPTLFQEQDRGVVGEVSIASRRASTLHKVRDLFPDYAFRGYPDPDTTDPEASFPDSYQAALDDLDPHGVVMVATPDHLHTEMILAAIERGHHVVVQKPLCLKVSDVYTILTAAENKGIYVYTDYHKRHDRAIRAAQRYYRQGHLGEMLHGHAWIEERREMPLDIFSLWAEESSPFEYIGVHYADAYFFITGLKPARVWGFGQKKFLPTQGQDAFDAVQGVIEWTDGSVLWVQTSWVCAEANSSLTNQGMQLSGTQGEYWADHKDRKLHFVTQDKGFEHFNPNFFKQYEPWDGEGTEYVGYGYDSVMQGVHDARRILRATESMDAAQALQVRRDMLAEFAKSRPLPQQAVVGTAIAEAVRLSIDHNSRAVTFDELLYPVLE, encoded by the coding sequence ATGGCTTGGGATGAAAGAGTTCCAGTACTTCTGATTGGCGGCGGCATGATCAGCCAGGACGTGATCATCCCGACGCTCTTTCAAGAACAGGATCGCGGCGTCGTGGGTGAGGTGAGCATCGCCTCACGGCGGGCGAGCACGCTGCACAAAGTGCGCGATCTCTTTCCTGACTATGCGTTTCGCGGCTATCCCGATCCCGACACCACCGATCCCGAGGCTTCATTCCCCGATTCGTACCAGGCCGCCTTGGACGACCTCGATCCTCACGGCGTGGTGATGGTGGCGACGCCGGACCATCTCCACACAGAGATGATCCTGGCCGCTATCGAACGCGGACACCACGTAGTGGTCCAGAAGCCCCTCTGCCTGAAGGTATCCGATGTTTACACCATTCTGACCGCCGCCGAAAACAAGGGCATCTACGTCTATACGGACTACCACAAGCGCCACGACCGCGCCATTCGCGCCGCCCAGCGCTACTACCGTCAAGGGCATTTGGGCGAGATGCTGCACGGCCACGCGTGGATCGAGGAGCGGCGCGAAATGCCGCTGGATATCTTTTCCTTATGGGCGGAAGAGAGTTCGCCGTTTGAATACATCGGCGTGCACTATGCCGACGCCTACTTCTTCATTACCGGTCTCAAGCCCGCCCGCGTGTGGGGCTTCGGACAGAAGAAATTCCTGCCGACGCAGGGCCAGGACGCGTTTGACGCGGTGCAGGGCGTGATCGAGTGGACTGACGGCTCGGTGCTCTGGGTGCAGACCTCATGGGTCTGCGCGGAGGCAAATAGCTCCCTCACCAACCAGGGCATGCAACTCTCCGGCACCCAAGGCGAATATTGGGCCGATCACAAAGACCGCAAGCTGCACTTCGTGACCCAGGACAAAGGCTTCGAGCACTTCAACCCCAACTTCTTCAAGCAGTATGAGCCGTGGGACGGCGAAGGCACCGAATACGTGGGGTACGGCTACGATAGCGTGATGCAGGGTGTCCATGACGCGCGCCGCATCCTGCGCGCAACCGAGAGCATGGACGCGGCCCAGGCGTTGCAGGTTCGGCGGGATATGCTCGCCGAATTTGCCAAGTCGCGTCCTCTCCCACAACAGGCCGTCGTCGGCACGGCTATCGCCGAGGCCGTGCGCCTGAGTATCGACCACAACAGCCGGGCGGTAACGTTTGATGAGCTTCTCTATCCTGTGTTAGAGTAA